The following proteins come from a genomic window of Dongia rigui:
- a CDS encoding putative bifunctional diguanylate cyclase/phosphodiesterase, which translates to MTSLAPETAQSLPHIDSGTESAQDWVRNAIGASGDILYKWDILSDRLNWAGEIEEVLGEGENAIASGHGFNNRIHPEDLPRRLKALSDHFSQGDNYDCEYRVRNGQGVVIWVHDRGRVEIDANGMPVAMSGVMRIITQRKQNEARLERIANYDELTGHFNRARLRDELEHALSFSRRFKVDGAFLVIGVDKLAMVNNAYGYEIGDAVLVAIGQRLDRTLRASDVIGRLGGDRFGVLLTNCPEECVVGCMDRIIQSMREQAIEIDGQSIPITVSIGCVLFPGLVNTAYEVMTKAESALTYAKKAGRCCYNVYRPSEQQTLLHRRAMDIGTQVQQAMRDQRLIFTYQPIIHAQSMTVSKYECLLRMKDLKGEILPAGAFIPVVEQLGMTRLLDRYVLDMTVEELRKDPAAVLSLNISGLTATDQSWLRALIAAVKSTPAIAPRLIVEITETAALHDIEESARFVNVVRDVGCRVAIDDFGAGFTSFRHLKALTVDLVKIDGSFVRNLANNVDQQLFIRNLMGLAGTFGLETVAEFVENEADAQVLIQAGVHYLQGYHYGRPQFDRPWTVGQRILSA; encoded by the coding sequence TTGACTTCCCTGGCGCCGGAGACGGCCCAGAGCTTGCCGCACATCGATTCCGGCACGGAATCAGCCCAGGATTGGGTACGGAACGCCATCGGCGCTTCCGGCGATATCCTGTACAAATGGGACATCCTCTCGGACCGCCTCAATTGGGCAGGCGAGATCGAGGAAGTGTTGGGCGAAGGCGAAAACGCGATCGCCAGCGGTCATGGCTTCAACAACCGCATCCATCCGGAAGATCTGCCCCGGCGCCTCAAGGCCCTCTCCGACCATTTCAGCCAGGGCGACAATTACGATTGCGAATACCGTGTGCGCAACGGCCAGGGTGTCGTCATCTGGGTGCATGACCGCGGCCGGGTCGAGATCGATGCCAATGGCATGCCGGTCGCGATGTCCGGCGTCATGCGCATCATCACGCAGAGGAAGCAGAACGAAGCCCGCCTTGAGCGCATTGCCAATTACGATGAGCTGACCGGCCATTTCAACCGCGCGCGCCTGCGCGACGAGTTGGAACACGCCCTCTCCTTCTCGCGGCGCTTCAAGGTTGACGGTGCCTTCCTGGTCATCGGTGTCGACAAGCTCGCCATGGTCAACAACGCCTATGGCTATGAGATCGGCGATGCCGTGCTGGTGGCGATCGGGCAAAGGCTCGACCGCACGCTGCGCGCCTCCGACGTCATCGGACGCCTAGGGGGCGACCGCTTCGGCGTGCTGCTGACCAATTGCCCCGAGGAATGCGTCGTGGGTTGCATGGATCGCATCATCCAGTCGATGCGCGAACAGGCGATCGAGATCGACGGCCAGTCGATCCCCATCACCGTTTCGATCGGCTGCGTGCTGTTCCCGGGCCTCGTCAACACCGCCTATGAGGTGATGACCAAGGCCGAATCGGCGCTCACTTACGCCAAGAAGGCCGGGCGCTGCTGCTATAATGTCTATCGGCCGTCTGAACAGCAGACCCTGCTGCATCGCCGCGCCATGGATATCGGCACCCAGGTCCAACAGGCGATGCGCGACCAGCGCCTGATCTTCACCTACCAGCCGATCATCCACGCCCAATCGATGACGGTCTCGAAATACGAATGCCTGCTGCGCATGAAGGACCTGAAGGGCGAGATTCTGCCCGCCGGCGCCTTCATTCCCGTGGTCGAGCAGCTGGGCATGACGCGCCTCCTCGATCGCTACGTGCTCGACATGACGGTCGAGGAATTGCGCAAGGATCCGGCGGCCGTTCTCTCGCTCAACATCTCCGGCCTTACCGCCACCGATCAATCCTGGCTGCGGGCGCTGATCGCCGCGGTGAAATCAACGCCCGCCATCGCCCCGCGCCTGATTGTGGAAATCACCGAGACGGCGGCGCTTCACGACATCGAGGAATCGGCGCGCTTCGTCAACGTCGTGCGCGATGTCGGCTGCCGCGTTGCCATCGACGATTTCGGCGCCGGCTTTACCAGCTTCCGGCATTTGAAAGCGCTCACCGTCGATCTGGTGAAGATCGACGGCTCGTTCGTGCGGAACCTTGCCAACAATGTCGACCAGCAGCTTTTCATCCGCAATCTGATGGGCCTTGCCGGCACCTTCGGCCTGGAGACGGTCGCCGAATTCGTCGAGAACGAGGCCGATGCTCAGGTTCTTATCCAGGCCGGCGTCCACTATCTGCAGGGCTATCATTACGGCCGCCCGCAATTCGACCGCCCCTGGACCGTCGGCCAGCGCATTCTGTCAGCTTAA